A segment of the Pelecanus crispus isolate bPelCri1 chromosome Z, bPelCri1.pri, whole genome shotgun sequence genome:
CACGGGCTGTGGAGGTTTgggatgtggggttttttttattcccccccggccccggagGAAGGTGGCTCCCACGAGTCCCTTGCTGGAGGTGGATTGGCACAGCGGTAGCACCACGGTGGGGTCCCTCGGCTCCCTGCAGGGCCAGGATCCCTCGTTGTGCATGGGACTTGCCCATTCCGTGGGTGCCCTGCATCCCAGCTTCCTACCGTTCTTGGTCCGGATTGTCTAAGGCAAAGCTGAGTTTCATCATTGTCATGATGATGTGTTTGGGTTGTAGTTAATGTAGCAGAATCCATTAGAGAAAAAGTGAACAGAGGGGTATACTCTCACAGTGTCTGCGTATACATATATGACTGTACTTGCACTACACCTATTGTACCTGCATTTGTGTACAGGCACCCTACAGGCTAGAGAAAGTGCAACATGTGCGAGTGTTGGCTACTAGATGTTCACTAATGCTCTCTCAGTTAATCACAACATGATTACAGCTTTAATGAGCAAAGAGGTTAGTTTTAGGAGACCAGTACACCTGAAATTCATGTTAGCAGTGCCCTGTTACAGTCTGTCTTTATTACACTAGTCTCCCACGCATAATGTCTATCTTTAAAAGTCCACAGCCTTAGAAGAAAATGTGACTGTAGCTTTTAAAGCTATTGTGTGATACTAAAATGGAATatggaaacttcttttttcactgcaggtgcttttgtatttcttttgtgtaCAAGGAAGCTGAAGGGAAGTATTCAAAAGAAAGAGGATGGGGTGCTAGGGCACAGCCAAAGGAATGTGTTCTTGCTTTGCATCCAATGTTTTGCCATTAGAGACAATCAAAAGTAGTTTTCATCGCAGTATCCAGGTTTCATAcagtatttccatttctgtgtaCATAATGCTAGGAAACTGTTGTTTATCAAAGATTccctttttaaaactgtagttCAGGTGCACTGATTCTGGCAAATGCATTGTTATATTTGGCATCCTGTGCCTCATGTGGGCAGTTTAACTTTTGATTGATATTCCAGATGCTGTTACTTCCTCGAAACTTGCATTCTCCACCCAGCTGACCAGTGATAAGCAGTTTTCTTCATCAAAATCGGTTGCCTTGGGCTTCCCATGAAGGAAGCTTGAAGCTGGATTCTCTTGATTAGTGTGTAAACTTGTATTTGTACTGTCTCAAAATGCTTAAAGTCAGTGGGATGCTTCCAAAATTCATAGGAGTCCCTAACTGAATGGAGTTTCATAAATTGCAAGTCCAAAGTCTCATGAGgtttaaacaggaaaatgaaactaCTGACTTTTCCCAGTTTCTAAGCATTTTTTGGACTTTCTTCTGAGTGCTATGATATTCTCTATACCTTGACATACAGgacagcttttttaaaatattaaaactgagATTATGTGAGTGGAGGTGTAAGAAAAGCATCAGAAAGTTTGCAGAGCATGATAAAATGATGGAGTTTGGCAATGCAGCCTGTAGGCTGTTAGAAAAGCCAGCTCGGGTCTGAAATTGGTGGCTTAATTCTTAATTCTGCTCCCATTTCCAGTTGCCTAATCCCTTTGTAGGTCTCCTTGTTAACTGTAAGCACATAGCAGTAGccagaaaactttattttgtaaCAGAAGCTTGTATTTTCAAGTGTGTACCTGGAAGCTTTTGCAATACAGAACACATGCCTTTATACCTCTGCTGAACTAAGCCTGGGAAAGTGTAGTTTTTAGCAAAAGCATGGTTTCACTTCcatgtctgcttttcttcaagGCATTGTTTAGAAATGGACTTGGAATTTCTTGTCACTAAAAACTATTTCAGTGTCTCGGTACGGATGCACATGAATTTCTTTATATCTAATTTCTGTATCTACATTATGTAAAACCTGAGGCAAACTCAGGTAAATTTCTATCCATCTTTCAGAAACATGCTGAAGAATCCCCATTTCTGGGTTTTCCCTGGTTTAATTAATTTGGGTTGAAACACATAATTAGCTAACCAGTGGTGAGTGTGTATGTTGACTgtctctgcatttctgtgccTTTGTGTAAGGCTGTGAGACCCAACTGTTTGACTGGCTCAGTTAGGATGTGATTCAAGGAGACTTCTCACTTTAAATCTATGAGGAAAAGGTCTGTGACAAAAGTCTACATATGGGaaagtttggttttgaaaaatttttttGAATAGACCAAGGTACTTTGAGGTACAAAAGTATAAGTGGGAAATGCTAGCTTTCTGAAGTGATACACTTTGTAGCTGCAGTTTTAAAGCATGGCACATACAGACGTCAGTATGTGTGGTGAGTGGGTACATACTATTATGTACCTCTGTactgtatttctaaaatttaATCTGCAGAAGGTGGGAGATGAGGCGGTACTGCAGTGTGTGTGCAGCACAACGTGAGGCGCAGACAAGTTATCTTGTGCTCTGAGCCATACAGAATTCGCAAAGCCAAACTCGGGCAACTTTTGAGGGTAGCTTCTTAATGAGCACATCATTAAGAAGTTGGTAAcaaaccccaccacacacacttCCTCCTCCAGAGGGTATCTTGCTGCTGGGAACTGAGCATATGTGGACATTAGACAATGTGACACTTTTTGTGAGCATAAAAGATGTTAATTGCTTCTTCTGACTTTTTAACTCCATGTACAACATAGTTAAATGACCAGAGTGGCATTCTGCTATTTCCCTAACTCAGGGGCTGTTGCTTTGCAGGTGCTGCTTTCCTGGTAGTGACTGCATCTCAGTGCTCCAATGTCCTTAAATCCCACCCAAAGATTTTTAGGCTGAAACACATGAATATTTGTGAAGCACTTTGCACATCTTCAGTGGTAGGTGCCACTGTACTGCAATCTTTCTAAGTTTGGTGCACTTTTCTAAATGCACCTTTAAGTACAGTGCACTTAGAATTGTAAATTTAGTTTATCACAAGCTTATTCCAAAAGAGATGTGGTCTGAACTTGTATGCAAATTCTAGCATGCGTCTGTAATTGAAAACACACTACAAGACAggatataaatttattttagattttggCTGATTATCAGATAGATATAATTTTGGACTTAAACCTAAGTATTAAAGGAAGCACTATTAACTAGTGAGCAGGTGGACTATTCTTGTTCACCTTCCTGTGCTGGGCAGGAATATACATAATTGAAAGTCCTTGCATTGTATGCCTTACAGTTGAAAGCTGTTCTTGGTCCTTTCAAGGTTTTACTGATTCACTGCTGAGTGAATAGTTATAGTTGATATTTAACAAATCAGCCTTTGGGACTTTTTCTGGCTAGAAAGTAAATAGTGTAAGTCTAAagatttgtttcagaaagggGTTATGTACTCTTGGtgagaaaatgaagttttgaatGTGCAAAAATACGAGAAAGGGGCAACTTCTGAGAAAGATCAACATTTGCTTAGTCTGgtaaattctgctttcagtatGTAAAGTCTTATATTCAGTTATGTGAATACATCTGGTTTGGAGAAGGGTGTTTTTCATAAACTTGATCCCTTCTTtagggggaaggaggcaggaaggGGGCCCTCAGTGTAATTATCCTGGATTAGCTAGCCAGCCTAGTGTAGTCAAGGTCAAAACCTAAAGCTGAGCACTGCCTCTGTTCAGTGAACAGTTCTTGTTACTTCCCTGCATGTGCTTTGCTTTCGGCAGGTGAGCAGTCCTGATGACCTCAGACAATGTTAAGCTGTTGATTGCAGATGACAGCAGTCTCTCCAAGGCTTGTACATAAGCATTTGTTGCCAGCCTGTGTGCTGGTTTTACACCTCATGCAACAGGTTAGACCCTGATTCCTGTGCCCCTTCAAGCACAGCGGGAACCTCCCAGACTTTATACAGCTACTTGAGGGCTGAGTGAGGTCAGGTGTAAGTCAGTGCCCTGCTGAGTATGGTAGCTTGAATGAGAAGACCAGAAAAActaagttttagaaaaaaaattaatagttcATTATTTATTGCCTCTGAGTGGTGCTTTATGGAGAAATACAAATCTACCAGTTATCATAGAATACCTCTTCTGCAgtgggagaaagaggaggagtgGAAATCTGTTTTGCATGTTTGGCATGAGGTCATCACCGTGTCCCTTTGCATTCCCTATGGTGGCTTGGAGCCATCCATTAACATGTGCTTAGGAGTTTGTGAAAGCTTGGTGGTCATGATGCCAGGAAACACAACACTGAACAGGACAGAGTTGGCCTGAGTTCAGCTGCACTTGGAAAACAGGCAATGAATATTTACTAAATGCAAGTTGCCAAAGTAGGGCCCAGTGTTCAAAAAGCATTGGAGTTTAAGTCCACAGTTAATTACAAGGTCTGCTGGATACAGAAGTACTTAAGTGTTGAATCAGATGTAAAAAAGAGGAGgcatttcagtttcttccaAGACAAAGGAAGTAGTGAGCACGAAGCCTGAAGTCACTTCTCTGCCTTGGCAGGAATGAAAGGAACGCTATGAAGCTGGAGGGAGTTCTCTAAGAAGTGATCTTTTCAGGCCATCACATGCTTCCTTACCACCAGTACATGATCTTGATGTGTTGTCCTATCACCCCCACCCCCGGATTCAAAATAGCTTCAGGCAGAGGAAggttttttctgcagtgttggTTATCAGATGATCTGAAAAAATACAGCCTTCAGAATATAGGCTTCTGCTTTGCTAGTTCAGTTTCCTTAATGGGTGTCTAATCGTCTCacctgctgtttttctctgttggtAGAAAGTTAAAGCTAGCATTTTGTAAAACAGTGGTGACTTTGCAGGTCTAATTTTTAATGCACTGCAGCTACTGGGTGCTATGAAGAGCCTTGTTGGGCAGTGATTATTGGTGAAGTGATGTTGAAGATGGACCACCAAAATATGTAATAGTACGGTAGGAActtgctgctttcctgcatGCACTGTCTGACTGTCCTGTGCAGTTTTTTGCACTGCTGTGGGAATTCAGAGGTTTCCTATTAATAAAGTAATGGGGAAAATACTGACTCCTAAAAGGAATTGGTACCTCTGACAGCTGGCCAGATTCTCACTGTTTTAGCAGGACCTTGGAGGGGGAGCAATTTTCACTCTTTGATTTCCTCTTTAAATGGCTGTTGTGGTGCAAAAGGAGCGCtgtaggaaatgaaaaacacatgTCCTGTTTCTTGACTTTTCCTGATACCTCTCTGACATCATACCTGTGATTTCTGAATTGTTTGTCCTAATAGTCCTAAAACACTGCTGTACGTTTTCTGTGCTCTTGCACAGCAGAAGCTGAGACCAATTTCGAGGGAATTGAGAGCAAGTTTTCCTTACGGACACCTGCAGAGCCCGATGAGGATGTCTGCTACCTGGTTCCTGGGCAGGTGGACAGCCTGGCACGGTGCAACTTCAATCATACCAGTAAAACCTTTGTGGTGATCCATGGGTGGACGGTaagaagaaaggggaggaatCTCCCTTTTAACCACACTCCTGATAAACTGCTACATATGTCAGTACAGACATACACCACAGATAATATTAAGAGatctccttttttaattaaaaacacccTCCACAGGTGACAGGAATGTATGAAAGTTGGGTCCCGAAGCTGGTGGATGCTCTGTACAAGAGGGAACCCGATTCAAATGTCATTGTGGTGGACTGGCTAATTCGAGCTCAGCAGCACTACCCAGTGTCTGCTGCATACACTAAGCTGGTGGGAAAGGATGTTGCTATGTTTATTGACTGGATGGAGGTAAGACATGTAGTCACATATCTCATGTTGTACATAATGTCCTAGGAGACACAACAGCAATGATGCAGCCATGTTAATCATCTCCTGTTGGGTACATGGAGTTAAGCTGTTGCAGACAGTACTTTTGCTGGACGGGTAAAATCCCAGCTTTAATTTAATGGTTATCTCTTATACAAGGAGGCCTTTTATAGGGCATTCCAGAAGCTTCACCCTGTGGTCTGTGGAGTCCTATGAGTCCACAGTATTTCTGAAGGCTCTGTGAGAGGTAGCTATGAAAGACAGGTTCCTATGTAATATACAGCAGCCAGTCcttgagaaacagaaatctgcCCTGCCTTTGGGAAATACTTAGGAGATCCAGAAactggtggggagggggtggctgAAAACCTTTGATATAATATGCAGTCCTGTGTTCTGTTCTGTCCTTCATCCTGCATTCCCCTCTGATTAGATTTTTGCCTTAGGTTAGTTAACTCAGGCAACCTGGTATGGCACAAATTTATGTTAATTGTATTTAGTGTTTCTTCTATTATTCATGGCTCAGAGAGAAATCCCAGTgtttacaaaacattttccctTGTGTCTTCTGATGTTTTCCCATTTGACTTCAAACAAATTGCTCTATTCTACAGGAGCAATTCAATTATCCTCTCAACAATGTCCACTTGCTGGGGTACAGTCTAGGTGCTCATGCTGCTGGGATTGCTGGGAGCCTGACCAAGAAGAAGGTGAACAGAATTACTGGTAAGAAAACCTGTGGTTGTAGAGTGGAGAGGTCTGTCTCTTTGATGCTGAAGTATTATGTTCCTCTGGAAAATCACCAGAATAATTGTTGCTTGTTGGCAGTACTTAGGTTATGTGTTCATTCTTTATTGAATCAGCAGGGCTGATATTTCTGTAGCAGAACTGGAAAAGCTtaagaaaagaacaacaaaggGTGGTGGGTGAGAAGCCTTGATCTGCTTCTGCACAAGGAATGAGTGAGCAGGCAGGGATTCATTGGCTATGAAAAGAGACTAGTTGGGAGGGGGATGTGATTGAGACTGGCCAAATCAAATCCAGGGCTTGCAGAAGGTCACAGTATCTCTTGCAGCACAAGAATTTCAGCTGGTTGTCTTCGTCCTGGTGATCATCCCTTGCAGCTGGTGGGAGCTGTTCAAAAAACAGGAGGTAGATCCTCCTGCAGTGGGTGTAGTACCTGCAGAGCTCTTTGCCATGGGATGCCGTGGATGCAAAAAGTTTATACAGGCTTAAAGGGAGATTGGACAGATAATCAGAAGATATGGACTATGggttactaaaaaaaattaatcctaaCAGGCTCAAGTAATATTCTAGGCTGAAATAACACTGGGAGAGttttgggaagggagagaagtaTATGCTTGCTCTGTTCCTATGCATGCTTAAATGTCTGCTTAGGGTGACTTTTGGAGGCTGAGAAGTGTGCTGGACAAGGTGGAGAGCACGGCCACTCTGGGGCTCGTTTATAGTCCAGCACCTGGAGAGCCGAGCCCCTAGCACTGATCTTGGTGACAAAGGAAATGCCAACATCAGCAAAtgaggctggaaaaaaaaaatcactcatcTGTGGTGTTTTCACTGCTGAGAGAGCTTGGGAGTGGCATTCAAATGGGAGCCTAGCTCCCTTCCTTGTGGCACCCTTTGCTCTCTTACCTGAGCCTGTCTATGACCCCAGATCCACAGTTGTGCTGGGGGGTGGGCTAGGCAGCAGTTGTGTCAGGAAAGGCTGACTCCTAGGAGGTGGTAGATGAAAATCAGGAGGCCAAAGTGCTAGTCCCTCTacccttcctttctctcagcTGTGGCTTTGTTGCTTTCACTGAGGCTGCCAAGCCACTCAAATATCTGTAGCCCTCTGTTATACCCCCACGGTTGCCCTTGGTGCCCAGGGTGAACCtttccctgggaaagcagcatcACCTGTGAGCACAAGGAGTGATGGGGTGTGGTCCCTGAAGTCCTCACAGCAGGGGGAGGCAGCTCAGACTGGGTGAGGCTAAGCAGGGGTGGGCAGCCCAGGTGGTTGTCCCTGGCTGAAGGCTGCAGAAAAGGCATGTCCTGTCAGCTCTGCCTTCAGCCATCTCTCAAGTAGTTGTCTGGATTCAAGAGATAGTACTTGTTCACTGGCAGAATAGTTCTGGGTGTTTTTGATGTCAGTGTTGCTGCAGCTTGACGGTTTACCATAATAATCTCCTTCCCCGTAGGCATGTAGACAGTGAAGCTCTTGTTTGTTTCCCACTTGTTCCCCTAGCAGGGAGTTAGCAGCAAGACATTTTCCACACTTCAGACACTTCAAATAGAAATTTTAcaattcttctgtttcttgaCAAGAGAGGAAGACATTGAGAAAATACTTACTAGCTTATTTCTTCCATCCACTGGAAATGCTACAGCTGTGAGGAAGTTATCTGGGCTTCTTTACATATGTGTACATacaccttatttttttaaagagtgaCAGCACTTCAAGGTAGTGTATTTGATTCTCCTGTATACATGAATGCTACTTAAATGATCCCACTGTAATGTCTGCAGTGACACAGGCACCATATGCCATACTCCAGCCCAATGTGGTGGCTGAGTTTGGCATTTGTTATCACTGTCAGTGTCTTGGGCAGATGATAGtctcagtttttctttatgGTTTGCCCCATAAAGGGCTGGATCCAGCTGGTCCTACCTTTGAGTATGCTGATGCCCTTACCCGCCTCTCCCCGGATGATGCTGACTTTGTGGATGTCCTACACACCTACACTCGAGGCTCTCCAGACCGCAGCATTGGGATCCAGAAGCCTGTTGGACACATTGATATTTATCCTAATGGTGGAGGCTTCCAGCCAGGTTGCAACCTGGGAGAAGCACTCCGTCTGATTGCTGAAAAAGGCTTTTCAGGTGAGGCTGCTCTGAAACAAACAGTGTAACATCCAAAGGGAGATTTTCAGTAGCCTGCAGGTTTTCTGCAAGCAAAGACCTCTTTGAGAGGCACAGGAACTTGTTCTTTTAAGTGCTTTTAAGTCACCCTATAAAGCCCAGCTCTGGCATAGTGGATTGTGCCTGTTGACAGCATCACTTAGGGGTTTCATCCCTTAGGGGTTTATATCattatatgcatgtgtgtatacatattaCACATCTTCTTTCTTTAAGATGTGGATCAGCTGGTGAAATGCTCTCATGAAAGATCCATCCACCTCTTCATTGACTCCCTCCTCTATGAAGAAAAGCCCAGCATGGCCTACCGCTGCAACACAAAGGAGGCCTTTGAGAAGGGTCTCTGCCTGAGCTGCCGGAAGAACCGGTGCAACAATTTGGGTTATAAGGTCAATAGAGTGAGGACTAAGAGAAACACCAAAATGTACTTGAAAACCCGTGCTCAGATGCCCTATAAAGGTAAGTTTGCTTAGTGGTGAGCAAGACCGGTACTTTTGCTCAGCTGTGTGTCAGGGTGGGTGCATGCTCCAGATGACAAAATTGCTGCTTTGGTACCTGTGCTGAGCAGGGGTGAAGCTTGCCTGCAATTTGCCATTAAGTGCAAGCTAAAGTGCAGTCACAGAAGAACACTGTCATCTTACTCAAGGTGTGGAGGTGGCGGGTAGAATacaaaaaggaaagtattttgtaACAATTTTCTAAGTAGCAAAATTAAGAGACTTACTCTGTGGCCTGGTCACTTGGAACAACTGACTCTTCtaaattttttcagtatttttcatccAAATGAATTTGTCCTACTGCTGGGAAAATAAtcagcagagctcagcctgATGAGCAACTTCTTCAAAGATGTGCAACCATCAGACTTGTGCCTTTTATAGTGCCTTTGCCAGGGGAGCACAGCCCTCATTAAAATATCACAGCACTTCTTGATACCCATTGCTGCAGTGGTAGGTCTGAGAAGGACATTGCCAGAAAGAACTGGAAGGCTTTCAGCTAGGGAAAAGGCTTCCGAGTTGAATTttactactttatttttttcctccctagcTTTGACTGTGCCACATGGTATGCTCACTGTGTGCATTGTGTGATGGACCAGCAATCAGAGGGCACATTCCTGCAGTGTTAGAACAGCTGCAAGGCTAGTGTTTTGTTGGCATTTGGTGCTTAATCTGCAGTGTCAGTgggttgaattttttttaccaAGGCTCCTGGATGAGAAGGGCACAGCTCACTTGTTTCAAGTCAAGGATGGCAAGTCTTACACACTTAAAACAGGTTTGAAGGCAATACTGCAGATTCTGGTGTTATTATAGTGGCAATCAACTTAAATGCAGAGTTTAGTTGCAATAACTgcaaaagtgttttttaaagtgtgattCCTTTGAATCCTAGTCTTTACTTACTCACAAAAATAGTTCCCTGGATACCTGCAGGGAACTAAACTCCTCTGTTTAGTGATGTTGGTGTATTGCAGGCTAGGATTTGCACGGGaattttggggtggttttgtcACCAGCAGCCTCTTTGGAGGTTGAGTTTTCCTAATGgccttttcttttgtgttcttCCAGTCTTTCATTACCAGGTCAAGATCCATTTCTTTGGAAAGACTAATACGACAAAGACAAACCAGCCATTCCTGATCTCTCTCTATGGCACTCTAGATCAGAGTGAGAACATTGCTTTCACACTGTGAGTAGCTACAGAAACAACTGCAGTGTACTGTTGAGTCTACTTACATCTGTTAAAGCCCGAGCTGAAAAACTTGTTCTAGCTCCAGCTACAGAAATCTTACAGGGTCCCAGCATGTGCTCTAGCTTCAGCAGTGGATGCATCCCCTTGATCAAGGGCAAATGATCTAAGCTCTATAGGAGCTGTTCTTGATAAGAGATCTGAAATATGGAAATGTGAAGTCTGACCTGTGGCTCAGCCTAATAAGAATTTTTCTGGTGTGGCaggtttcttgttttcttttcttttcagtatctttatgCCATGTTACAGCTGTGTTAAAGCTCCTTAAAAGCAGTCTGCAACCTGGAATTAATTGTCTGATGGGTCTGAAGGCCTCGGTGCAGATGCTGAGGGAGACATGGGATTTGCTTCCACAACTCTGCAAATAAGCAGAAGTCTGTGCTTACATCCCTGcacctgggcaggcagggaaccAGGCTGGAAAGCACCAAAGTCTGTTTTCTACTCTGAGGAACCTAAACTGTTCCTGGCTGGTGCTTGCCTGGCTTCTCTGAGAGCCACCAGCACTGGAGAAGACACCCCTTGCCTGGCAGTCTGTCCCAGGGTTTTACCAGCCTTGctgcagaaagcttttccttGTGCCTCTACAAAAGCTTAGGGTAGTTTTCCTTCATCCATCAGAACTATGGAGAAGGTTGCTTCCTTCTGTGAagtacatagaatcatagcaccatgctctaaccaactgagctaacccggctggtcgTAAGTCCTGGATCTGTGTTTCCccctaattttctttctgtccaatagttcccattttttttttccccttattccCCTCCCAACAGGCCTGAAGTCTCCTCAAACAAGACCTTCTCCTTCCTGATTTACACAGAAGTGGACATTGGTGACCTGCTTATGCTGAAGCTGCAGTGGGAGAAAGACACCTTCTTCAGCTGGTCAGACTGGTGGACTCCTTTTACATTTGACATCCAGAGAGTCAGAGTGAAGTCAGGAGAAACTCAGAAAAAGTAACTTGTTCTGATTGTTATAAGCTATATTAGTTTTAATTGACAGTGTTTCCTGATTCCTGGTATCTTGCAGGGT
Coding sequences within it:
- the LPL gene encoding lipoprotein lipase isoform X2, with product MGRKAFVVALCLCLLRVAAPGAAGEAETNFEGIESKFSLRTPAEPDEDVCYLVPGQVDSLARCNFNHTSKTFVVIHGWTVTGMYESWVPKLVDALYKREPDSNVIVVDWLIRAQQHYPVSAAYTKLVGKDVAMFIDWMEEQFNYPLNNVHLLGYSLGAHAAGIAGSLTKKKVNRITGLDPAGPTFEYADALTRLSPDDADFVDVLHTYTRGSPDRSIGIQKPVGHIDIYPNGGGFQPGCNLGEALRLIAEKGFSDVDQLVKCSHERSIHLFIDSLLYEEKPSMAYRCNTKEAFEKGLCLSCRKNRCNNLGYKVNRVRTKRNTKMYLKTRAQMPYKVFHYQVKIHFFGKTNTTKTNQPFLISLYGTLDQSENIAFTLPEVSSNKTFSFLIYTEVDIGDLLMLKLQWEKDTFFSWSDWWTPFTFDIQRVRVKSGETQKKVVFCSREGTSRLSKGEEAAIFVKCLEQPVNRKRGGAKKASKENSAHESA
- the LPL gene encoding lipoprotein lipase isoform X1 produces the protein MGRKAFVVALCLCLLRVAAPGAAGAEAETNFEGIESKFSLRTPAEPDEDVCYLVPGQVDSLARCNFNHTSKTFVVIHGWTVTGMYESWVPKLVDALYKREPDSNVIVVDWLIRAQQHYPVSAAYTKLVGKDVAMFIDWMEEQFNYPLNNVHLLGYSLGAHAAGIAGSLTKKKVNRITGLDPAGPTFEYADALTRLSPDDADFVDVLHTYTRGSPDRSIGIQKPVGHIDIYPNGGGFQPGCNLGEALRLIAEKGFSDVDQLVKCSHERSIHLFIDSLLYEEKPSMAYRCNTKEAFEKGLCLSCRKNRCNNLGYKVNRVRTKRNTKMYLKTRAQMPYKVFHYQVKIHFFGKTNTTKTNQPFLISLYGTLDQSENIAFTLPEVSSNKTFSFLIYTEVDIGDLLMLKLQWEKDTFFSWSDWWTPFTFDIQRVRVKSGETQKKVVFCSREGTSRLSKGEEAAIFVKCLEQPVNRKRGGAKKASKENSAHESA